One Bacillus sp. 1780r2a1 DNA segment encodes these proteins:
- a CDS encoding YfhD family protein: protein MKKPGHSDGVYEEFSSELDQADLKAQERAKAADERQSH from the coding sequence ATGAAAAAGCCAGGTCACTCCGATGGTGTCTACGAAGAGTTTTCAAGCGAGCTTGATCAAGCGGATTTAAAAGCTCAAGAACGTGCAAAAGCTGCGGATGAACGTCAAAGTCATTAA
- a CDS encoding YpzG family protein: MSYKDQLDPHSELFSHNWTRPKRSKSQVNGHTQMSQTNIILRSNAKAHRW, encoded by the coding sequence ATGAGTTATAAAGATCAATTAGATCCGCACTCAGAACTTTTTAGCCACAACTGGACAAGACCAAAGCGCTCGAAATCGCAGGTAAATGGACATACTCAAATGTCACAAACAAACATTATTCTGCGAAGTAACGCGAAAGCGCATCGTTGGTAA